From the genome of Isachenkonia alkalipeptolytica, one region includes:
- a CDS encoding response regulator — MKISALIMGSITSLRQSIKYALASLPVDFYEYRGVAELLEHVENPGKEESIIVLMDMDSREEDRFQQLKKIRLKNPYVPVLALTGDTEKEHILALIMGGASEIVAKPFSEGILIEKTKKLIEKKEGFATEEIHTDFPALLRKELFKAQKGNYRVSMMIASFFKVGARQNKTIENEYYRFSFSFKEEIEKLLFETDHFLQYGNQTFVGILPFCDQQKREIVEKKIRKGFDELKEKHPELKDYQFALYFTTYPEEGEEAKTLTEKLTGGLQRSIDDLKDTV; from the coding sequence ATGAAGATTTCAGCCTTGATTATGGGGTCAATTACCAGTCTCCGACAAAGTATTAAATATGCACTAGCCTCCCTGCCGGTGGACTTTTATGAGTACCGGGGGGTTGCCGAACTTCTAGAGCATGTAGAAAATCCCGGGAAAGAGGAGTCGATTATCGTTTTAATGGATATGGACTCCCGGGAGGAAGACCGGTTTCAGCAACTGAAAAAGATCCGGCTAAAAAATCCTTATGTACCGGTATTAGCCCTGACCGGGGATACGGAAAAAGAACATATCCTGGCCCTGATTATGGGCGGTGCTTCGGAGATTGTAGCAAAACCCTTTTCTGAAGGAATTTTAATCGAGAAGACGAAAAAGCTGATCGAGAAAAAAGAGGGATTTGCCACCGAGGAAATCCATACAGATTTCCCCGCACTGCTGAGAAAAGAACTGTTCAAGGCTCAAAAGGGAAACTACCGGGTTTCCATGATGATCGCCTCCTTTTTCAAGGTAGGAGCCCGTCAAAATAAAACCATTGAAAATGAATATTACCGCTTTTCCTTTTCCTTCAAAGAGGAAATTGAAAAACTTTTATTTGAAACCGATCACTTTCTTCAATACGGCAATCAGACCTTTGTGGGGATCTTGCCATTTTGTGATCAGCAAAAGCGAGAAATCGTAGAAAAAAAGATTCGAAAGGGATTTGATGAATTAAAGGAAAAGCACCCTGAACTTAAGGATTACCAATTTGCTCTATACTTTACCACCTATCCCGAGGAGGGGGAAGAAGCAAAAACCCTTACGGAAAAACTCACCGGAGGATTGCAAAGAAGTATCGATGATCTAAAGGACACTGTTTGA
- a CDS encoding DNA gyrase subunit A, translating to MLQGNVNQNNIIDTLKVNYMPYSMSVIVSRALPEIDGFKPSHRKLLYTMFKMGLIKGAKTKSANIVGQTMRLNPHGDGAIYETMVRLTRGNEALLHPFVDSKGNFGKRYSRDMTYAAHRYTEAKLEKLTEEFFNDIHKNTVDFIANYDNTTKEPRLLPTSYPNILTTPNLGIAVGMASNIPSFNLKEICQTTIEYLKDENVNIEEHLLAPDFPSGGEIVYAKEKMKEIYDKGRGSFKVRGKYRYDEKNNCIDIYEIPYTTTVEAIMEKMIEFIKSGKIKEISDLRDETDKNGLKITLDLKRGVDQEKLMTKIFRLTALEDSFSCNFNVLIDSAPRVLGVREILREWTNFRMDCIRRKLRYDINDKTKELHLLMGMEKILLDIDKAVKIVKDTKVDRQVVPNLMEGFTIDQVQADFIAEIKLRNFNQEYILKKTKDIKRLEKEIQSLENTLNSEKKMKRLISKDLERVMDQYGQERRTTLIHHEKVREFKEEIFVSEYNVKFFITRDQYFKKIPLTSLRVSNDHKLKDYDEVVQEVEGSNKEDLLFFSNQHRVYKVKAYELEDAKASVLGDYLPNLLGLEEGEEIIYMTSTMDYSGWMLFFYKTGKAARIPLSSYETKTNRKKLAKAYNEEFPLVHLEFIKEDKELVAISSIEKVLIFNTKKISEKNTRHSRGLQVLKPKKDSFLKEIKQLEEVDFENPDYYRGSIATIGTYLKKTDRKDLGEQLQLL from the coding sequence ATTTTGCAAGGAAATGTGAATCAGAACAATATTATTGACACCTTAAAAGTTAATTATATGCCCTATTCAATGAGCGTTATTGTATCCAGGGCTTTACCGGAAATCGACGGGTTTAAACCCTCCCATCGAAAGCTTCTATATACCATGTTTAAAATGGGTTTGATCAAAGGGGCGAAAACCAAAAGCGCCAACATAGTAGGACAAACCATGCGCTTAAACCCCCATGGGGACGGAGCCATATATGAAACCATGGTCCGTCTGACCCGGGGAAATGAAGCCCTCCTTCATCCCTTCGTGGACAGTAAGGGAAACTTCGGAAAACGCTATTCCAGGGATATGACCTACGCCGCCCACCGATATACCGAGGCAAAACTGGAGAAATTGACCGAGGAGTTTTTTAACGACATCCATAAAAATACCGTGGATTTTATCGCGAATTATGATAATACCACAAAGGAGCCCAGATTACTGCCCACCAGCTATCCGAATATTTTAACCACGCCGAATTTAGGAATTGCCGTGGGTATGGCCAGTAACATCCCCAGCTTCAATCTAAAGGAAATCTGCCAAACCACCATAGAGTATCTGAAGGATGAAAATGTGAATATAGAAGAACATCTACTGGCCCCGGATTTTCCCAGCGGCGGAGAAATTGTTTACGCCAAAGAGAAAATGAAAGAAATCTATGATAAAGGCAGGGGGAGCTTCAAGGTCCGGGGAAAATACCGTTATGACGAGAAAAACAACTGCATCGATATTTATGAAATCCCCTATACCACCACGGTGGAAGCCATTATGGAAAAAATGATTGAATTCATTAAGAGTGGAAAGATAAAGGAGATTTCCGATCTTCGGGATGAAACCGATAAGAACGGACTGAAAATCACTTTAGACTTAAAGCGAGGCGTGGATCAGGAGAAACTGATGACTAAGATCTTTCGTTTAACCGCCCTTGAGGATTCCTTCAGCTGCAATTTCAATGTGCTGATTGACAGTGCCCCCAGGGTGTTAGGCGTTCGGGAGATCCTGAGGGAATGGACAAATTTTCGAATGGACTGTATCCGAAGAAAGCTGCGCTACGATATTAATGATAAAACCAAGGAACTACATTTGCTTATGGGTATGGAAAAGATCCTGCTGGATATTGATAAAGCGGTGAAAATCGTAAAAGATACCAAGGTGGACCGTCAAGTGGTACCTAATTTAATGGAAGGATTCACCATCGATCAGGTCCAGGCGGATTTTATCGCGGAAATCAAACTGCGAAATTTCAATCAGGAATATATCTTAAAGAAAACCAAGGATATCAAGCGTTTGGAAAAAGAAATTCAAAGCCTGGAAAATACCTTGAACAGTGAGAAGAAAATGAAGCGGCTGATTAGTAAGGATCTTGAACGGGTGATGGATCAGTATGGACAGGAGCGACGCACCACTTTGATTCACCACGAAAAAGTCCGGGAATTCAAGGAGGAAATCTTCGTCAGTGAATACAATGTGAAGTTTTTCATCACCAGGGATCAGTATTTTAAAAAGATCCCCTTAACCTCTCTTAGAGTAAGCAATGATCACAAACTGAAGGATTATGACGAAGTTGTGCAAGAGGTGGAGGGCAGTAATAAAGAAGATCTGCTGTTCTTTTCCAATCAGCACAGGGTCTATAAGGTAAAGGCCTATGAATTGGAAGATGCCAAGGCCAGCGTGTTAGGAGATTACCTTCCCAATCTTCTGGGACTGGAAGAGGGAGAAGAAATCATTTATATGACTTCGACGATGGACTATTCCGGGTGGATGCTGTTTTTCTATAAAACGGGGAAAGCCGCAAGAATTCCACTTTCCAGCTATGAGACAAAAACCAATCGAAAAAAACTTGCAAAGGCCTATAATGAAGAGTTTCCCTTAGTCCATCTGGAATTTATTAAAGAGGACAAAGAACTGGTGGCCATCAGCAGCATTGAGAAAGTCCTGATTTTCAACACAAAAAAAATCAGTGAAAAGAATACCCGGCATTCCCGGGGGCTGCAGGTTTTGAAACCGAAAAAAGATAGTTTCTTAAAAGAAATCAAGCAATTGGAAGAAGTGGACTTTGAAAATCCGGATTATTACCGGGGTAGCATTGCCACCATTGGCACCTATTTAAAGAAAACCGATCGAAAGGATCTGGGAGAACAGTTGCAGCTGTTGTAA